CGGCCTCGACTGGCAGGTGATCAGTGCACCCGGACACGACCCGCACGCCGTCATCCTGTACAGCCCCGACACGCGCGTGCTGCTGTCCGCCGATGCGCTGTGGGAGCGCGGCTTCGGCGTGATCTTTCCTGAGCTGGAGGGCGAGAGCGGCTTTGCCGAACAGGAGGCGATCCTGGCGTGCATCGCGCGGCTCGGTGCGCGCGTGGTGGTGCCGGGCCATGGCCGGCCGTTCACGGAGGTGGATGCGGCCATCGACGCGGCACGGGGCCGGCTCGCCTACCTGCGCGCCGATCCGGAGCGCAACGCCCTGCACGCCCTGCGCGTGCTGGTGAAGTTCAAGCTGCTGGAGCAGCAAGCCATCACGCGCGAGGCCCTGGCGGCCTGGTTTGCACAGGCCTCACTGATTCCACGCCTGCAGGCGCGCTTCTTTGCCGCGACGCCACTGCCGGCGCTGCTGGAAGCAACCGTCGCGGCGCTGGTCAAGGCCGGCGCCGCGGCCGTTGAAGCC
The sequence above is a segment of the Ralstonia nicotianae genome. Coding sequences within it:
- a CDS encoding MBL fold metallo-hydrolase — encoded protein: MTAGHGIAALPGTMRVFERGWLSSNNILFFDADAHGGCALVDSGYLTHAPQTVALARHALQGRPLRRLLNTHLHADHCGGNAALQAAYGCRIRVPAAQIGDVRHWDTDALSYRPTGQQCERFTLPEGDTAEAGLADGMTARLGGLDWQVISAPGHDPHAVILYSPDTRVLLSADALWERGFGVIFPELEGESGFAEQEAILACIARLGARVVVPGHGRPFTEVDAAIDAARGRLAYLRADPERNALHALRVLVKFKLLEQQAITREALAAWFAQASLIPRLQARFFAATPLPALLEATVAALVKAGAAAVEATRIVNRG